caaccATAGTAATTTTTATACTTCATAACCAAAAAGTAGCAATGGAGCGTCCACATTAACGAAAATATTTTCTCCGAAAAGAAGCAACATGGCATTATAcattttttacaatataaaaaatagaagtattaaattaaacacttatataaacatgtataattttacattttaatattacaGATAAATATTACCCCGAAAATATTAGCTTAATGGCTTGATAAATATATTGGCTTAATGGCCTAATAATATTACTCTAGAAACTAAAGTCCATCTCACAAGAAGGCACGCACGCATCGTCAACTTCTCTTCTTTGCCACCACGAACGCCCAAGTCCCTCCTCACTCGAGCAAACCAGAAACCAGTCTGATTAAATGAAATCAACTCTTAGCTTCTCcataatataatattactatttaagaaaaaaaatacataaataatacataataagtaaatatataatataaaatgataatattatataaatatatatctgaaataatGTATAGTTATACATTTTGATTATttcgtaaatataaaatataaaaaatgaaaacattatattaaacatatatctgaaataatgtatagttttatattttaaatatttccaaatattttaaaaaatggtaACATTACAATattaagaaatattacattaaacatatatctgaaataatgaatagttttatattttagttattccATAATAttacatctatctgaaaaagtaagaaaattagaataagtaaatataaaattaaaaaaaaaaatatatatatatatatatatatatatatataaaaaaaaaaaatatacaatataaaaatgtaaatattacaTTAAGCATCAGTTATATGTAGCGTGTTTGACTGATCAATGTCTATAACAAAGCAATTTCGTCTAAGGGACTATTTGAGACACCAAAAGTGTCCATGTCACAGTACAAATccctttgtattttgttattgttgttgtttaattttataaattaggTTTTCTATGTTAATCTTGATTAATACTTATCACCAGTTGATTATCTTCTCGGGTtactttaatatttgtatattctaAAACTTTCACACATGAACATTCCGTCTAAACTACTAACATGCTTCTTCGATATCAAATATTAAATGTATGCACACAGATGCTTCTAGATATGTACATGCATTTTTAGCTCACGCAcaattaatataatacattaGAATAACATCCTATAGTCAAAATCAAATATCCGGAAGTATTTGTAATCCAATGATCTGTAaccattctattttttataaatcgactttttatttataaaaatgactttctatttttttaataaaaatcgacttctatttgttttataaaatcgattttatattttaaaaatgatttttatttttttgtaaaattgatttaattaataaatttaaaaaactgaatattttcaaaatatttacttCCCATATGTTTGGAACTGATTATCTTTATCCATAGAGTGTAGAACTGGGTTGCACGGAAGCTTCATCGAACGTCCGCTTCCCGCTTTggaatcggaatcggaatcgAAATCTCGCGAAAGCTTACGGAATCTTGCTTCCAAAACGCTTCTAAAATATTCTCTTAAATAACACGTTGAAAGCTTACGATTCCATTTTGGAATCACGCTTCCGTTTCTAAAAAGACCACAATgtcataaatcaataaaaatataaaattatagttttaatttatataaaatcaaaattttaatagtaaagaAAATGAGTGAATAGAAATATACAagtattaaaactaatactataaattatctttatgcattgaagtttttattaaagGTATATctaatattcaaatatattgtgtaaattatttatgaagtgtaaaaaataattaatataataatttcttctaaacttaatttatgacatgaaatatttcaaaatattataaatgaataaatgctttattttaaatctaaattatataaatttcagtcctaaatttaaaatattatcttatattttaatatatatacttatatatagatatatgcTTCCAACACGTACCCGCTtcctaattttttataaatctcGTTTCTGCGTTTCCATACTCTTCCGCTTCCACGTACCTGCTTCCGTTTCCATGTAATGTATGTGTAGAATACAATAAATATGTTTGAAATCTATTTTtactagttttagatttacAGTAATATATAGATTCTGAAAGTTTTAGATTTATGGTAATGTGTAGATTTcgatatctacagattttagaaTGATAGGTTAAGCGCGGaatttgttttctaaatatttttagattacttttatttatgtagaacaaatattctaaacatattagattcaatgaaaaaaatGGATTACGTTTTCTACTATATAGAATgtcaaatctatttttttagaacaaaatataaaattatgatttaaacattttcagaactgaaaaaatatcaatacgtaaatatagatatttcatcagtatttaatatttttaaaaaaaaatttgtttgtaaAACTATCTAATAGGATATAGTTATCATATTTTTggtctaaaaaaataattttcttatattctTAATATGATGGGTAtacttttagcaaaaaaaaatatgatgggtatattattttttagatgcCACTATACGTAttagatataaatttattaGCTAATTTATGTTGTGTAAActctattattttcttttggctTTCATCTTTCAACAGAAGTATTGCAGAGTCAATCACTCTCAGCACGTGAATTAGTTTGAAGCTTATCAATTCTTTTCACATCACTTAATACGACTCCGTATGGCGTGAAGAATCTGCTCCTCTTTTGCCCTAAAGCTGAGTTAGGGTTTAAACACACAATAGCACCCTTTTGATTTATGTctctttgttctgtttttgtcGGTTTGTGTAACCGATCAACTCAAGCTATTGGCTCCCCACTCCCTGAAATTTGACCTCTCTATTGGATCTCACCAAAGTTTCTCTATATGAAGGAATCTCTACCCTCACAACTTCATTATATTTGAACCACAAGAACAAGAACCAGTACATGCGGTGGTAATGGACGGCGGTTACGATCAATCCGGTCAAGCTTCTAGATACTTCCATAACCTCTTTAGGCCTGAGCTTCACCACCAGCTTCAGCCTCAGCCTCAGCCTCAACCTCAACCTCAACCTCAACCTCAACCACAACCTCAACATCAGCCTGAGTCTGATGATGAATCTGACTCCAACAACAAGTATCCGGTTCAACCTGATTCCGATCAGGTTACCTCGGGCTCAACTTCCGGGAAGCGTCCACGTGGTCGTCCTCCAGGATCTAAGAACAAGCCGAAGCCACCGGTGATTGTGACAAAAGATAGCCCCAACGTGCTTAGATCTCATGTCCTCGAAGTCTCATCTGGAGCCGACATAGTTGAGAGCGTCAACAACTACACTCGCCGGAGAGGGAGAGGTGTCTCCATTCTCAGTGGTAACGGCGCGGTGGCTAACCTCACGCTCCGGCAGCCGGTGACGACTCATGGGAACAATGGTGGAGCCGGGGCTGGAGCCGGAGGAGGGGTTGTGACTTTACATGGAAGGTTTGAGATTCTTTCCATCACTGGTACGGTGCTTCCGCCTCCCGCACCGCCGGGATGCGGTGGTTTATCTGTCTTTATTGCTGGTGAACAAGGTAGGATGATCGGAGGAAGAGTGGTGGCTCCGCTTGTGGCTTCTGGTCCAGTGGTACTGATGGCTGCATCCTTCTCCAACGCAACTTTCGAAAGGCTTCCACTTGAAGATGAAGGAGGTGAAGGTGGGGGAGACGTCGGAGGAGGAGTTCCACCGCCAGTCACTTCAGAAACACCGCCGTCTGGAGTCGCTCAGGGAGAGCTAAGAGTTAACATGAGTGGTTATGATCAGTTTTCCGGTTGGGGAGCCGGAGCTGCTTCAAGACCATCATTTTAGATTTGAAAATTATGTCCGTAAAATAGCTGTAACcaaaatttcaattaaaatttaaaaaatcatttcatGGTAATGACATTttcatgttgttttttttttctttttaacttagTTTATcacaatatatacatatgtataaaCATTTGGATTCGTTTCTAGGTGTACTTCTCCATCGACAATTCTCTTCTTCTTATGTTAATCACCGGGGTTCTGTGATGAACCCGATATGTTATTTGTCATGTGCTtgaattcataaaaaaaaaaatggtacgAGAAGTCGATTTCATGGATATAATCAGTTCACTCATCATATTTGTCGCATATATTAGTATGCGCCATCCCCTATTTGGGGTAGATATGAAAGTTAATCATTAAATGTATGTTACTTTATATGTACAAGTCAACTAATTGATCAACCATCATGTTCTTGTTCATTTTAATTCATTTAGTTACCCCATAATATAAAATCCTCAAGATGTAATCAGGAGACCTTATGATTATCTTGGTCAAAACTTCATGTAACGAAAGAGCCTTATACAACCTTGAGCATATTGAATGccttcaaaatttcaaatcaaGTTTGTGCTTAGGAACTTGATTTGATGATATATGTTTTAACcaactgagttttttttttgttttaggatGAAATCAATATGAATCTTTCTTCGATCTTATCGGTCAATCATGAAAATAACGCTTCAAAATCTTCCAAAAATAACCGCTTCAAATCTTTCAAAAATAACGCTTGAAATTTAcgacaaaaattaaatatcagtTATACcaataaacatataattacaaaaaatatgtaTCCGTTACAACGATAGAAACATACCATAAGAGATAGTTTTGACGGTTACGACGATTCGATTAATGGTAGAAACACAAGAACATTACATGACCTGCCAAAaaaccaaaacaagaaaaaacttTTGGCTTTGAGTTTCACCAGTTTCCCTTTAGATGAGTAGGAAACTCTGCAACATCAGCTAATGGGTTTTGAGTACCAAGATGTGTGAAAATGAGGAGTACATCAAGTTCCTAGGGAAGATATTTAGTGACAATTTGAAACATGTAATTTTTCTTAAGGAATATAAATATACTTCATCcgttttcttttatatgttatataagatttttatacg
The sequence above is drawn from the Raphanus sativus cultivar WK10039 chromosome 7, ASM80110v3, whole genome shotgun sequence genome and encodes:
- the LOC108816678 gene encoding AT-hook motif nuclear-localized protein 29-like — protein: MDGGYDQSGQASRYFHNLFRPELHHQLQPQPQPQPQPQPQPQPQPQHQPESDDESDSNNKYPVQPDSDQVTSGSTSGKRPRGRPPGSKNKPKPPVIVTKDSPNVLRSHVLEVSSGADIVESVNNYTRRRGRGVSILSGNGAVANLTLRQPVTTHGNNGGAGAGAGGGVVTLHGRFEILSITGTVLPPPAPPGCGGLSVFIAGEQGRMIGGRVVAPLVASGPVVLMAASFSNATFERLPLEDEGGEGGGDVGGGVPPPVTSETPPSGVAQGELRVNMSGYDQFSGWGAGAASRPSF